The bacterium sequence GGTGGGGGGAAGTGGCCAAAGTGCCGGGGCGGACTCGACCGCGCACTCCGGCCGCCCCGCTCGAAGCGGGACGGCCTCCGTTTGCGGCCCTGACACCGCGACCAGCGCGCGCGGCTCCGACGACGCAGGGGAGAGGGGGCAAAGTGCCGGGGCGGACTCGACCGCGCACTCCCGCCGCCCCGCTCGGAGCGGGGCAGCGTCCGTTTGCGGCCCTGACATCGCCGTCCCGCGAATTCTTTACGTCAACGGCGCGGGGAATGTGATCGAGAGCATGGCGGCGTCGGGCGCGGATGTGTTATCCGTGGACGCGAGAATTTCGCTGACGGAAGTGCGCCGGCGCGCGGGCAAGGACACGCGCGTTCAGGGAAACCTGGACACGCTTGTGCTCTGGTCCGGGCCGGAAAAGATCCGCGCGGCCGTGCGCGAACTGGTGCGTGAGACGGAAGGCCACGGGCACATCGTCAACCTCGGCCACGGCGTATTGCCCGGCACGCCGGTGGAGGGCGTGGGGGCGTTTGTGAAGGCCGTTCAGGAATTGGGAGAATGAATTTTTACCGCAAAGGCGCAAAGGGAAACGCGAAGGGCGCAAAGGGAATTTGTTATCGCGGCGTTTCGCGCCGCGATAACAAATTCCTTCTTCGCGCTCTTTGCGATTTCTTGGCGTCTTCGCGGTAAAAAATTAAGGACACGCACGATGAACACAAATATCGCAACCAACGGCGAGGCGCTCGTCAGCCCGCGCGAGGTGCCGCGCGCGATCTGGGAAAAGTACGCGACGCGCGGACCGCGCTACACGAGCTATCCCACCGCGCCGATTTTCACCGAGTCGTTCGATCGCGAGCAGGCGCACCGGCGCTGGGAGACGTGCGCGGACGAGATCTCGCTGTACACGCACATCCCGTATTGCAAGCGGCTTTGCCTTTACTGCGGCTGCCACATGTCCGTCGCGCACGACCGCGCGATCGCGACGCCGTACGTCGACCGCCTGCTCGCCGAGGCGAAGCTCGCCGCGAGCGCCATCGGTTCGCGCAAGCGCGTGCGCCAGATGGCGATGGGCGGCGGCACGCCGAACTTCCTTCTGCCCGCGGACATGGCGCGCCTGCACGCGGGGCTGCGCGAGGTGTTCGATTTCCCGGCCGACGGCGAGCGCAGCATCGAGATCGACTCGCGCACGTTCGACCTCGACTACATCGACGTGCTGCTCGACGCGGGCATGAACCGCGTGAGCCTTGGCGTGCAGGACCTGGACCCGGAGGTGATCGACCGCCTGCGCAAGGGGCAGGACCGCGACCACGTCGCGCGCATCGTGGAGGCGTTTCGCGCCAGGGGCCTTTCCGCGATCAACTTCGACCTGATGTACGGCCTGCCGGGTCAGACCGAGGAGACGTTCGGGCACACGATCGACGATGTGATCGCGATGCGCCCGACGCGCATCGCCCTGTTCGGATACGCGCACGTGCCGTGGCTCAAGAAGCACCAGCAGGTGCTGGAGCGCTACGGCGTGCCGGAGGAAGCCGAGCGGCTCGCGGTGTTCGGCACGGCGTACGAGAAGCTGACGGGCGCGGGGTATCGGCCGATCGGCATGGACCACTTCGCCGAGCCGGACGACGAGCTGTCCGTGGCGCAGAGTGCGGGAACGCTGAACCGCAACTTCATGGGCTACACGACGTATCGCGGGCTCGACCTGATCGCGCTTGGCGAATCGGCGATCAGCGACGTGGCGGCGACGTACATCCAGAACGACAAGGAGCGCAAGGGCTGGGAGGCGTCGATCGACGCGGGCCGGCTCGCGTGGACCAAGGGCCTCATCCTTTCGGACGACGACGTGGCGCGGCGCGACCTGATCATCGAGCTTTTCGCGAACCTCAATCTGGACGTGCCCGCGTACGAGAAGCGGCACGGGCTCGTCTTCGGCGAGGCGTACGCCGGCGAGCTGGCGCGCCTTGCGGATTTTGAATCCGACGGGCTCGTCACGCTGTCCGGTGAGCAAATTCACGTCACGCCGCTTGGTCGCGTGGCCATCCGCAATATATGTATGGTATTCGATCGTTACCTCGATCCCACAAGGCAACGCTACTCGAAGACCGTATGAGCGCCGAAGAACAAGACGCCATTCCGCCGCAGGCCGATCCCGACACGGCCGTCGTGCTTTTGAACATGGGCGCGGCGACGACCGCCGAGTCGATCGAGCCTTTCCTCTACGAGCTTTTCGCCGATCCCTACATCATCCAGCTTCCGCTCGGCTTCCTTTATCAGAAGCCGCTCGCGCGACTCATCGCGAAGCGCCGCGCGCCGAAGATGGCGCCGCACTACGCGCGGATCGGCGGCAGCCCGCTTTTGCCGCAGACGCTCGCGCAGGCCGACCTCGCGCTCGAGCGCCGCGCGCGCCGGAGGTCGTGAAGGAGCTGGCCGCGCGCGGAATCCGGCGGGTGGTGGCGCTACCGCTGTATCCGCAGTTTTCGCAGACGACGAGCGCGACGTCGCTTGACGAATTGCGCGAGTTCAACGAGCGCGCGGGCCTGGATACGCTGGCGGTGCCGAGCTACCCGATGCTGCCGGAGATGATCGACGCGATGATGCGCCGGTGGGAAGAAGCGATCGCGGACATGGCCGCGTGGCCGCGTCCGATCCACGTGCTTTTGACGGCGCATGGCGTGCCGGAGCTGTACGTGCGTCGCGGCGATCCGTACATCACGGAAGTGGAACGCACCGCGCGCGCGATCACGGAGCGATTGCCGAAGGATCTGCCGCTGAACGTGGCGTATCAAAGCCGGCTCGGACCCGTGAGTTGGGTGAAACCGTATCTCGACCACGAGGCCGCGCGGCTCGCGAGCGAGGGCATCCGCACGCTCGTCATGTTCCCGATCACGTTCGTCTCCGAGCACATCGAGACGCTGTACGAGCTCGATATCCAGGTCGCGGATATCGCGAAGGCGGCGGGCGTGGAGAAGGTCGTGCGCGTGGCGACCGTGCAGGATCACCCGCGCTTCATCGAGGGCCTCGCGCGCCTGACGCGCGCCGCGCTCGACGGCGCGCCGTGAAAAAGGCTGGAAGACGGAAAGGCTGGAAAGCCATCGCGGATCGCGTTCACCACAGAGGGCACGGAGGACACAGAGGCAAGAATGTTCATGTCCACCGTGTCCATATCGTCCATTATGTCCATGCCCAATCGGTCCGGATTATCCAACCATAGGTTTCCATGCCCGACGAAGTTTTTGACGTCGCGATAGCCGGCGGCGGGCCGGCGGGCCTGGCGGCCGCGTGGCGCCTGCGCGCACGGAAGATCGTCGTGCTGGAGGCGGCCGCGCATTCCGGCGGCAACGCGCGCGGCGAGCGCGTCGACGGCTATCTGATCGAGCGCGGGCCGCACACCTTCATGGGAAGCGCGGAGCACATGTTCGCGCTTGCCGAGGAGGTGGGCATCGCCAATGAGCTCGCCGAGGCCGCACCCGAGGCGAAGGCGCGGTACATCTATCGCGATGGCGCGTTCCACGCGCTGCCGGCCTCGCCCGTCTCCGCGATGACGACGCCGCTGCTCTCGTTGCGCGGCAAGCTGCGCGTCGCGGCCGAGCCGTTTATCCCCGGCCGCTCGAAGCCCGACGAAACCGTGGCGGATTTTTTCGCGCGGCGCCTCGGCGCGGAGGCCGCGGAGTATCTTGCCGGCACGTTCATCTCCGGCATCTACGCGGGCGATCCGACGCGCCTTGGCATCCGCGCGGCGTTTCCGCTTTTCCACCAGTTCGAGCGCGAAGGCGGCAGCCTCATTCGCGGCGCGATGAAATACATGCGCGCGAAAAAGAAATCGGGCGTCGCGACCCGCAAGGGGCTTTGGGGATTCGCGGCGGGGCTTGGCCGGCCGTTCGAGGCGATCGCCGACACGCTGCCCGACGGCGCCGTGCGCACCGGCGCGGCGGTGAAAGTGGTGCGCCGCGAAAACGACCTCTTCGTGCTCGAGGGCGATGGATTTTCCGTGCGCGCGCGCGCGGCGATCGTCGCGGCGCCGCCGCCGCAGGCAAGCGCGATGATCCGCGCGCTCGACGCCGAGGCCGCGAACCTTCTCGCCGAGATCCCTCTGCCGCCGGTCGCCGTCGTGCATCTGGGCGGCAAGAAGACGCCGCAAACGATTGAGGGTTTCGGCGGGCTCGTGCCGCGCCGCTATGGCATCCGCACGCTCGGCGTCGTGTTCGCGTCGTGTCTGTATCCCGGCCGCGCGCCCGAGGGCCGTTTCCTGCACACGCAATACCTCGGCGGCGCGCTCGACACGGGCATCCTCGATCTGACCGACGACGATCTCATCGCGCTCGCCAAGGCGGATCACGAAAAACTGCTCGGCAGGGCGGACATCGATTTCGCGCGCGTCGTGCGTCACCCGGTGGCGATCCCGCAGCTTGCGCCCGATCACCCGGAGCGCATCGCCGAATTGCAGCGCCTGGCGAGCGCGCATCCGGGGCTCGCGTTCGCGGGGAACTACATCAGCGGCGTCGCCGTGAACCACGCGGTGGGTTCGGGCTTCGACGCGGCGGCGCGGCTGGAGCATTTCTTCGCAAGCGCGGCGACGCGCGCGTAATCGCATTCGGCGATACACCGAGAGCACCGAGGAAACTCAGGGAACACCGAGGGACGACGCACACCGAACCACAAAAAGGCTCTGTGCCCTCCGTGTCTTCTCCGTGCGCTCGGTGTACCGCCGGATTGCGATTCCCTTCGACGTTCCGCATTCGCCATTCCCGATTCGCGTTGTGATATGCGCCGCATTGACACGAGCGATGCAGCGCCGATCATGGACGCGGGGGAGATATGCTTCAGGACAAAGGCTGCGTTCTTCCGAAAAGCGCCAAACGCAGCGTCCACCATTATTACCTGAAGGGCTTAAGCCGGCCGCGTGTCGCGGGCTTGCCCGTCGCGGGCGAGTCCGTGCCCGGGCGCGACGGCCTGTCCGCGCGCTTTTCCCTGCGCGTGCGCGAACTCGGGGAGGATGCGCGCGCGGGTCCGGACGACGATAACGCGCGGAACTCCGCCGGAGCCGCGATCGTCGCCGAGCGCGCCGAGGCGTCATCGGCCGCGTCACGCGAAGACGCGAGCGATGATGCGCACGCCGGTTCATCCGACGAAAAAATAGGTGACTGTCCCCATTTTGTGATCGACGAGGTCGATTACACGGCGTCGACGTGCGTCGTGCTTCTGGCCGTGTGCGAGCGGCTGGCCGAGCGAGCGCGCGGCGGCACGATGGCGTCCGCGTCGGCCATTTCGCCCGCGGACCTCATTGCCGATTTCGCCGACATTCCATCCGCCAAATTCGATCGCGCCATCCTCGCCGTCGCGGCGTTGCGCAGCGCGCTCATAAAGGCCCGCGAGCACGCGGGCGATGTTTCATCCCCATCACATTCCGAAGGAGTTTCCGTATGAAGGTTGCGTACGTCTTCACCACGCAGGGTCACACCGTCTCGTACAAGCTCGGCAAGATGATCCTGCCGCAGCTCGAGGAAGGCCGCCACGGCGTGGATGTCGTGGGCATGTTCTTTTTCGAGGACAACACCTACGTGCTGCGCAAGGGCGACCCGATCGGCGAGCGCCTGGCGAAGGTCGCCAGGGACAAGGGCATGCTGCTGATGGGCTGCGACCAGTGCGCGTTCGAGCGGCAGATCGCCGACGACCTGGTCGAGGGCGCGACGATCGGCTGCTTCCCCGATCTCTACGGCGCACTTGGCGGCAACCCGCCGGATCTGGTCATCTCTCTGTAGGATCGAGGATTGAGGATTGAGAGGAACGCGCCGTCCGGTCGGGCGGCGCGTTTACTATTGACGCGTTGCCGTCAGCAACCGTCGGCCAGATCCTTCGCTTCGCTCAGGATGACAAACCGTCGCTCAGGACAACAAATCGTTCTTGCGACAACCTGCCACGTCTTGGCGAAACGCGAAAACGCAGTCCTCGATCCTCGATCCTCGATCCTCCATCCTCGATCCTCATTCCTCAATCCTCTCCATGCCATCCATAAACGGACGCAGCGCCGGTGGGATCGTCACGGTCCCGTCGGCGTTCTGGTAGTTCTCCAGAATCGCGACGAACGTGCGCCCGACGGCAAGACCCGAGCCGTTCAGCGTGTGTGCAAGCTGCGAGCTTTTCTCCGTCTTGTCGCGGAAGCGAATCCCCGCGCGCCGCGCCTGAAAATCACCGAAGTTCGAGCACGAGCTGATCTCGCGGTACGTGTTCTGACTCGGCAGCCACACTTCCAGGTCATAACAGCGCCGCGCGGCAAATCCGAGGTCCGCCGTGCATAGCTCCATCACGCGATACGGCAACTCCAGCCTCTGCAACACCTTTTCGGCGTGCGCCGTCAGCTCTTCGTGCGCGGTCTTTGAATCCTCCGGTCGCGTGATCTGCACAAGCTCCACCTTGTCGAACTGATGCACGCGGATCATGCCGCGCGTGTCCTTGCCGTGGCTCCCGGCTTCGGCGCGAAAGCACGGCGTATACGCGACGTACTTTTTCGGCAGCTCGTCGGCGGAGATCGTCTCGTCGCGGTGGATATTTGTCACCGGCACCTCCGCCGTGGGGATGAGCCACAGGTCGCGCCCCTCGATGCGGAACAGGTCCTCCGAAAACTTTGGAAGCTGACCCGTGCCGGTCATCGCCTCCGTGTTCACCATGAAAGGCGGCAGCACTTCCACGTATCCATGTTCGCGCGTGTGCATGTCGAGCATGAACGCGGTCAGCGCGCGGGAGAGCCGCGCGCCTGTGCCCATCTGCAACACGAAACGCGCGCCGGACATCTTCGCGGCGCGCTCCATATCGAGGATTCCGAGCGCCTCGCCGATGGCGACGTGATCGCGAACCTCGAATTCAAATCTTCGCGGCTCGCCCCAATCGCGACGCCGCACATTGTCGGCCTCGCTCATGCCGCGCGGGGTCTCGTCGTCCGGCAGATTCGGAAGAGTGAAAAGCAGCGCGTCGTATTGTTCTTCGATCTCACGCAGGCGAGGCTCGGCTTCCTTCACGCGCGTGGAGATACCGCCCATCTCGGCGATGATCGCCGACGCGTCGCCCTTTTCGCGCTTGATGCGCGCGATCTCTTCGCTTGCGGCCTTTTGCTTATGGCGCAACCCCTCGATCTCGGCGAGAAGCGCGCGGCGTTCGGCGTCAAGAGCTTCGAGCGAGGCGGTATCGAGGTCCGTCTTGCGCGCGGCGAGCATCGCGCGCACGGCATCCATGTTTTCGCGGACGAATTTTCTATCGAGCATGTGATGTCCCGTTCACCCGTCAACGGTTCAAAATCAGGATTCAAAGCGCGCGTTCAAAATCGCGCGCGAAATGTCGATCAGATCTTGCCGAGTTCGATGCTGCGGCGCGTCGCGGCCTCCACCGCATCCATCACCGTGGAGCGGAAGATGCCTTTTTCGAGCGCACGCAGGCCGGCGAACGTCGTGCCGCCCGGCGTGGCGACGAGATCCTTCAATTCACCCGCGTGTTTACCCGTATCCAGAAACATCTTCGCCGCGCCCTGCACGGTTTGCCCGGCGAGCATGTTGGCCACCTTTCGCGGCAGGCCAAGTTGCACGCCCGCGTCCGAGAGCGCCTCGATCATCATGAACACGAACGCCGGCCCCGAACCGGAAAGCCCGGTGACGACGTCCATCAGCGCCTCGTGGCTCACCGTCACCACCTTGCCCACCGCCTCGAAGATGCTGCGCGTCAGCGCCAATTCGCGTTCGCCCGCGTGTTTGCCCGCGAAAATCGCGCTCGCGCCCTCGAGCACGCTCGCGGGCGCGTTTGGCATGACGCGCACGACGGGAATCTTGGCCGCGAAGCCCGCCTCGATGCGTTCGGTGTGGATGCCGGCAAGGATCGACACGACAAGCTGCGTCGGCTTGATGATGTCCCGAAGCGTTTCGATCGCCTCGGCGAGACCCTGCGGTTTCACGGCGAGTACGACGATGTCGGCGTCTTGCGCGAGCGTCGGATCGTCCGAAACCCGGCAACGGTATCGCTCGGCGATGAGCTGCCGCCGCTCGGCGTGAATCTCCACGGCGGTGACGCGGTCGGGTGTGACGAATTCGCCCGCGATGAGCCCGCGGATCAGAATCTCGCCCATGTTCCCCGCGCCGATCAGGACGATGGATTTGTCGGTCAGCATGACGTCTCCCTTCGTGCGAGGGGGAGGTTAATCGGTAATCGAGGAGACTGGAAGGCTGGAAGGCTGAAAGGCTGGGAGGTCATCGCGATCGCACGGATCCGTTGCGCACCTTGACACAGGAACCCCCGCGCGATTGACCGGTCCATGATGTCCATGGCGTCCATCATGTCCATTGATACACAGGAGCGGGCGCACGCCATTGCGAAGGCTACGGCGCGTCACACGGGCCGTTTTTTTCGATCAATCCCGCCTTTTCGTCCGCCCCAGGTCGTCAAGCGGGTTGGGCTTCGATTCGCGCTTGCTCGAGAGTTCGGCCGTGAGCTTGGCGAAAAGATCGGCGCGATCGACGCCCGCGGGCGGGGTGTCGAGCGGGTTGGAAGTTGGGCCGTCCAGCGGATTGGCGCGCGACGCGGCGCGCCCGGAAAGGCGCGAACGCACATCATCAAAGAGCTTCGCGCGGCTCTCGTCGACATAGTCCCGGCCAAAGCGCCTGCCGATATCGCCGTGCTGCTCGTCGAGCCGCGTGCGGCGCGAGGTTTCCGCCTCGGCGAAACTCGGCTCGTCGTCCGGATCGGGAATGCTGGTGACGAGCGTCGGATCCTCGAGAGCGAAGCGGTCGTCGAACGCTGACGGGATCATAACGAGCACGCCGTGGTCGACCAGGCGGTGCAAAAGGAAGTGCGTGCGTTCGACGGATATCGAAAGCTCGCGCGACAGTTCGGTTGCCGTCGGCGCGCGACCGTCGCGCCGCTCGAACTCATCGACGACCGCGACGGCTTGCTCGGCCAGTTCGTGAAACATCGACATGGCAATTCCCCCGCGAGACATCGTGCGACCTGACGCGAAGGGCTGTCAAGGCGGGTTCGCAAACCGATCCGACGAACGCCCGATAATGTCCCTCGCCTCGCGGCGCACAACTCCCGAATTTTTCGTTCGAATCGCAATAAAATCCTGCGCGCGAAAAAAATCCATTCCGGATCGCTTTATCCGTATTTCCGCGCGCGGAAAAATATTTTTTCTCGTTATTTGGCCACACGAAATCGAGCGATCAAAAGTGAAAAAACCGTGTCGTGACGAAGGCTTGGGCGTGACGCGCCGCGCCCGCTCCGCCGGCGTAGCCGCGCGATTTTCCCGCGGGGGTCAAAAAGGCGCTTGCAATGCGAAAATCGCTGTGTATACTGCGACCTCGTTCCCGACGTGATGTTTCTTAAGCGATGTTTTTCCTGGCGGCTTCTTATAGCCGCGGCGTGTGGATATTTTTGCCCTTTGGGCATCGGCAAAGCGTCTTAACTACTCGAAAAATCAGCACTTTTCGCAAAGCCTGCGGCTGTGGACAAGCTGGGGGCAAATGGCCGATCCTCGTTCGCGTGAACGGCGTAAACTGAGTTATTTTACGTTGTGATAATATGCAGGAGCCGTCAATGAAATCCGACTGGACAAGGGTCAAACAGCTTCTCTCCGAGCGCATCGATCCCAACGACTTCCAGACCTGGATCGAGCCGATCGTTGTGGATAACGAGAACCCCGAGGAAATCCGCCTGCGCGCTCCCAACAAGTTCGTGCAGGAGTGGTTCAACGAGCACTACGCCACCTTCGCGCGCGACCTCCTGTACGAAACGACCGCGCGCACGCCGCGGCTGACGGTCGGCGTCGCGCAAGCCGGACCGTTCCAGGGGCGCCTGGCGATGGAGTTGCCCGCGATCCCGCGTCTCCAGGCCGTTGCGCCCGCCAAAAGAAAGGCCGAGCGCGCGCGCGCCGCCGCCCAGGCGGTCGGCCTGAACGAGCGCTACGACTTCAAACGCTTTGTCGTCGGCTCGGGCAACCAGTTCGCGTTCAACGCGGCGATGGCCGTGGCGAACGACCCGGGGCGCAAATACAACCCGCTTTTCTTTTACGGCGACACGGGGCTTGGCAAGACGCACCTGCTCCACGCGGTCGGCCATCACATGATCGAGCAGCGCGGCGCGACGCCGCGCGTCGTGGCGATGACGTGCGAGCGCTTCACGAATGAACTGATCCAGTCGTTGCGCGCGCGCACGATCGCATCGTTCCGCAAGAAATTCCGCCAGGTGGACGTCCTGCTCGTGGACGATGTGCAGTTCCTAGCGGGCAAGGAGCGCACGCAAGAGGAGTTCTTCCACACCTTCAACGAGCTGCACGGCAACGGGGCGCAGATCGTGGTCACGTGCGACCGGCCTCCGCACGAGATCGACAAGCTGGAAGACCGCCTCCGTTCGCGCTTCGGCTGGGGGCTCATCGCCGACATCCAGATGCCCGACCTGGAAACGCGCGTCGCCATCTTGCGCAGCCGCGAAAAGGAGCAGCAGGTCGTCCTGCCGCAGGAAACGGCCTATTTCCTCGCGGAAAATTTCTCGCGCTCGGTCCGCGAGCTCGAGGGCGCGTTCGTGCGCCTGTCGGCCTACGCTTCGCTGCACGACGTCGAGATCACGACCGACCTGGCCCGCGAGGTGCTGAAAAAATTCATCGATCAGCCGGCGGCGCAACTCACGGTCGAGCAGATCCAGAAGGCGGTGTGCGATCAGTACGGCGTTCGCATGGCCGATCTTCTCGGCGCCCGCCGCCAGCGCGCCATCGCCCTGCCCCGCCAGATCGCAAGCTATCTCACCCGCGAAATGACCGAGCTGAGTTACCCGGAGATCGGTTACGCCTTCGGCGGCCGCGACCACACGACGATCATGCACGCGCACCGGAAGATCGGCGATCTGCGCTCGCGCGATCCGCGCATCGAGCAGGCGGTTGTGGCGCTCGAACGCCGTTTGCGCGGCGGAGCCTGATTCCGCGACGCGGCAGGTTCCCGGCCCGCCGCGCGGCCATCCAACGATGACGGACGACACGCTTTCTGAAATCGGCCCGCCGTTTTCCGACGAGGCCGAACTTTCGGTCCTGGGCGCGATCATGCTGCGCCCGGACACGATCGACCAGATCCGCGATCGGCTTCTCCCCGAGCACTTCTACCGCGACGCGCATCGTCACGTGTACGCCACGATGTGCGCCCTGCACGACGAGCGCACGGCGATCGATCCCGTCATGTTGCACGAATCGCTGACGCGGCAAGGTCTTCTCGAGTCGATCGGAGGCACGCCGTTCATCGCGCGGCTGGCCGACGTGACGCCGACGAGCGCGAACATCGCGCACTACGCCCGCATCGTCGTGGACAAGGCGTTGCTGCGCCGGCTCATCAACGAGTCGCGAACGACGCTCGCCAAGGCGCACGCGGCCGCCGAGCCGGCGCCGAAGATCATCGACGACGCGCTTTCGCGCATCCTCGGGGTTTCCTTCGAGCAGGACAAAGGCAGCGTGCTCGAGATCCGCGAGGTCATGAAGGACGTGCTCGCGGAAATGAAGGCGCTCGCCAAGAGCGGCAAGACGATGTCCGGCATTCCGTCGGGATTCTACGGGCTCGACGAGATGACCAACGGCTTTCAGCGCGGCGATCTCATCATCCTGGCCGCGCGGCCGTCGATGGGGAAAACCGCGCTGGCGCTCAACATCGCCCGGCACGCCGCGTCGAACGCGGGCGGCGACGCGCATACGATTTTCTTTTCGATGGAGATGCCGCGCCAGTCGATCGGCATGCGCCTTGTCTGCACCGACGCGGGACTTCCGCTGGCGAGCTTTCGCGCCCCCAAGCTCGTCGAGGAAAACTTCTCGCAGCTCGCGCGCGCGGCGGCCGAGCTATACGATCTGCCGCTTTTCGTCGACGACTCCGCCGCGCTTTCCGTGCTCGACATCCGCACCCGCGCCCGCCGCCTCAAGGCGCAGCGGGGGCGGCTTGATCTCATCATCCTGGACTACGTGCAGCTCGTGCGTCCGGGCGAATCGCTCAAGGTGCGCGAACAGGAGATCGCCCGCATCAGCCGCGAGCTCAAGCAGATCGCCAAGGAGCTCGACGTGCCGGTCGTCGCGCTCGCGCAGCTCAACCGCATGTTGGAGTCGCGCGGAAACAAGCGGCCGATGCTCTCGGATCTGCGCGAATCCGGCGCGCTCGAGCAGGACGCCGACCTCATCCTGTTTCTCTACCGCGCGTGGGTTTACAAGCAGCGCGCCGAGGGCATGTCCGACGAGCGCCGCGCGCGCGACGACATGCCGGAGGAGGACATGCGCGCCGGGCCCAACGACGCCGAGCTCATCGTCGGCAAACACCGCAACGGCCCGACCGGCACGGTAAGCCTGCGTTTCGCACCGGAGTTCGCGCGCTTTGAAAATCCGGCGCATGCGTATCAGGAGGAGTACGACGAGTATTAGGGTCAAGCCCCTTCCCGTTCCCGTTCCCTTTCCGGAAATCATGTCCGTCGCGAGCGCGTTGCCGACCGCGCACTCCGCTTCGCTCCGTTTGCGGCCCCGACAGCGCGATGCCCGCGACCGCATTGCCCTTCGCCAACGCGTTGCCGACCGCGCACTCCGCTTCGCTCCGTTTGCGGCCCCGACAGCGCGATGCCCGCGACCGCATTGCCCTTCGCCAACGCGTTGCCGACCGCGCACTCCGCTTCGCTCCGTTTGCGGCCCTGACA is a genomic window containing:
- the dnaB gene encoding replicative DNA helicase gives rise to the protein MTDDTLSEIGPPFSDEAELSVLGAIMLRPDTIDQIRDRLLPEHFYRDAHRHVYATMCALHDERTAIDPVMLHESLTRQGLLESIGGTPFIARLADVTPTSANIAHYARIVVDKALLRRLINESRTTLAKAHAAAEPAPKIIDDALSRILGVSFEQDKGSVLEIREVMKDVLAEMKALAKSGKTMSGIPSGFYGLDEMTNGFQRGDLIILAARPSMGKTALALNIARHAASNAGGDAHTIFFSMEMPRQSIGMRLVCTDAGLPLASFRAPKLVEENFSQLARAAAELYDLPLFVDDSAALSVLDIRTRARRLKAQRGRLDLIILDYVQLVRPGESLKVREQEIARISRELKQIAKELDVPVVALAQLNRMLESRGNKRPMLSDLRESGALEQDADLILFLYRAWVYKQRAEGMSDERRARDDMPEEDMRAGPNDAELIVGKHRNGPTGTVSLRFAPEFARFENPAHAYQEEYDEY